Genomic segment of Saccharomycodes ludwigii strain NBRC 1722 chromosome VI, whole genome shotgun sequence:
TAATAATCCTTTGACTGCTGCCATTATTGTTCATAATACCTGACATTGAGTTGATAATAGGCGTAGTGGTACCAGCACTGTTATTAATTGATAAACTACTAACACTAGTATTGTTACCATTTAAGTTATAATAGGCTCTAGCAggtttcttctttcttgtATGTGTAGAAGCGGGTCTATCATTACCTGGTTGTTGTGGCGAGTTTAGACTCAAGTTGGATATGTTTTGAGGTAACTCATTCATATTTATtagctttattttttctatttttatttttatttttatttttatttttttttagctaATTTGGTTGAGGCAATTGGGCCTTCTTAGATACTAGAATCAGAgttatctttaaaaaaaattaataatattctattaaactgaaaaataaaataaaagtaatatgtaactaaaaaaagaacaaaacaaaacaaacaaacaaataaataaaatttaacaaaGGATTTGTTGGTTTGTATTCGTTTGCTAtgatttcaattttatcttcttttcttttcgtccttgaatttttctttggaaaaaaaaaaaaaaaaaaaaatttttttataaacgaTGCACCATTTTCTTAGCATTgcatattatatatatataaatctGAAATAAATCAGCCAACGTGACCAGCAaactctcttttttcttctttctgaatataaaaataaagataaaagaaACGAACAATCCATTGGAAATATCatctattaaaatatatagaaGAACTGAAATCAGTAACCTTGTTTtccttgtttttctttttcttttttcttcaagtTTTTCATAAATTAAGATCTGATACAGCATTGTATACTGTTCATGTTTCATATTttgcaacaacaaaaataacatcgtaaaaataaataacattctctataataatatacagTTGTAATAAacatcaaataataaaaaaaattaacttttctctttcccctttttttttcttttccatttctttttctatcaTACATACCTTCATTATATACTTCCTCTTCCCCATCTCCATAGAGCTATTATCaaacaataccaataaGAGCAACAAATACAACCACAAGcaccaacaataaaatcattCCACCATTAGATCTAAGCTCCATAATATTATCTCCATGTGTATGTTGCAAAAGGGGAACTGCCATTTTATTCCCATAATTGGCATTCACATTCTGTCTGGCACTGGTAGACGTTCCATTCGTTGTATCAACCATGCTAGACAACGTAGTCAAAATGATTGTAATATAACTTAAGTATGAGGTACCGTCAGTGGTAACCATATAAGACTCAACAGATTGTATCGCATCCACAGTAGTTATAAATGTATATGTGTATGTTTTATCAGAGCTGGTTTCGGTAGATAACGATACAATTATAGTCGAAACAAGGCTATTTACACTAGATGACACACTGGAAACTGCGGAGTTGCTACTACCCGTGACACCCGTTGTACCTGTGTTTTTTCCGATAGTAGAGGTTATTGTGGTGCCACCAGAGGATACCACCACATATGACACACTGCTTGACGTACTACTAGTTGTCGTGGcaaataaacttttccCCGTCAGCACCTCACCGTCCGAAAAAATAGTCCCCGCCTGTACATTTGCAGGAAATGCGTTAGCCAGACTGTTAGACGATTTGGTTTCTAGAATGGTAAGAGTTAGTCCAGAATATAACGCAGTGATGTTGTTATATGTGGCATATGGTATATGTCCTGAGCTGATGAAGGCGACTTCGCCCGTTGACGTAGCAACACCGGTGGAGCTTCCGCTGGCACTGTCTTCTttcaaaacaatatttttgccCTCGGGGGTTTCTTGCTCACCGTCAACACTCTCCATTTTCTTAGCCTGTGCCAAGGCAACCGTATTATCTTCAAGGTCAGCTGCAAAATACAcgtttttcaaaaaagagGTACCCAATACACTATACCCTATGTATGTGTTCGgaacaacttttaaaaaacaagcTTTCGTTCCATCAGCAAAATGTAAATCTTGTCCGATTTCTGGGTCATAGCTATCGGTAATTATGTCGCCTAGTGGGATGTCAATACTTAAATCTCCAAATTCATAGTTTACAGTCGCATTGATGTTGCCCAAATCACAACTAACTACCCAAGTTCCCAAAgatttaatgaaaaatgcaTTCGTCTGGATAGCTAGCTCAATAACAACGTCCAATGGCAAAAAACTAAAGGTATATCTACTATCAATGAAAACAGGTTCAACAAAACTGTCCGCAgttaaatttaaagaaacGCCTGAATCTGCAGTAACACTGACCTTTGTTAATGGGATAATTGGATAACCATTGGTTGTATTCTTCGATGTTTCGTTGTAAAAGGAGATTGtatcaaatttaataaaattaccaGTATACAATGCAGGGTCCACACCACCCAATAACAACATTCCGATGCTGTCTAAAGAGTAATCATATGTGGCACTATTATCTACTGCACTATAATTTGTGTTATAATCGGCTCCTAGccataaagaaaaagattttgatTCTATTGTACCACTAACCACCaaactatttaaaaaactaaaGGATTCATTGAAATTGCTGGAATCTGTGTCTAGTTCACTGTTAACTATGTTGCCACTTAATCCTAATGCACCATCTATATAATCCGAAAAATTTGCATTAATGAACCCAAATTCAGTAATCTGAATACTGTTGGAGTTCAAACTGACCGATTGTGTGCTATTATcggtaatatttttattaacgCTAGAAGTAGAACTGGATAAATATTCCACATTTGGGAAATCCAAAGTGTCCATGTATGCAGAACCATCAATGTGAATATCATTGATAAAATACATATTCCAAATCTTACCATAATCCAATAATATGGAGGTGGAACTTTGATTGCTATAATATGTAGAAGCTGCGAAACATTCACACTCcaatatttcattttcaatgtAAAAACCATCCGATACAACCCATACATATGGTTGGCCTAGATCCACTCTTAACACCTGCTGTTGACCTGGAGTACCAAGTGTCACATTTACATAATATAGACTTGTTATATCTTTACCAACCTGGATATATGGAATTAAAgagttgttgttggtggTTAAACCTTTTGTGAATATTGgtgatgaaaatgatagTAGTAGAATAAGTATTTCACATATGGACAACATTATGGTTGGGTTGTTATATGAAGACATATTTTTAGACAAGCTTGTACTTTGTTAGAGTtgttttgtatatttttatttattggtaTAGCGATTTATTTGATggttgaaaataatagttgAATGACGGAAGGTGGCTTGGTTGATTGTGttgaatgaaaataaaaaaatgtgactaaaaatagaaatagaaTGAAAcgaaaaataagaaaaaaaaaaaataagaaaatggaaaaatgaaaaaaatgaaaaaaattaaaaaagtaaaaaaaaaaaaaaaaaaaaaaaagctcaCGTgcaaactttttttttttgtttcgtGTAAAtgaatttgttttataagAGCCGTATTAGTGTTATTCATAGCACTAGTATTATTCTTGCCATTGGAGACGCTGTTGTAAGGTGAAGTGGGCTAAAGATGTTACTTGGTTAGACTCGTTCTAAATCGATCTTTTCTCgttattatatttcttctatatataatatctaATTACATAAGTCTAAACTAACTTATACAAACAAGGACAATATATCTACGAAACCCAAAACTCTTTAGTGAGATGTTGGCTTTATATACTCCTGTTTTCGGTTGTCGACACGACAACTTTTACAACAATTATGACAGCGCATAGCCTTAGCTTTTCGATGCGTTGTTCTCAACTTCGGTACTGCGGTGTTATAGTAGTATTTGCTTTGCTGGCATAATCACTACTAAGCGTAACATCCACGTACAAGTCTCTTTACGGataaatcataataacATAGTATCTCACTATTTACGGTTATTAACACGTGATTTATCTTGTTATAAGGTTTACCTTATAACATCTTCCCCCCTCTCGTCAGATACGGACTGCTTATACAACTgttcaaaattatttatcagAGAGCGACGTCTCAGCAGTGGAAGCGActtaaacatttttaacgGAACAGCGGCAGTCAGACGAGGGTCTACGTGGGCAAATTTACAATAGACTATACCTTCAGACGGTGCAAAACCTATTACACTAGAGATATTTTCGAGCCTATTCCTTAACTCAGTTTCAGAACGAGGTAGTTCCTTTACATACCTTTCTGAGTCGAACTGATATTTCTTTATCCATCTTACGTTGATCACTCTATGCTTTTTGGAAGTCTTCGGTAAGTCGACCTCATAtgcattttcatttattacCTTAACAATCTTAAACGGGCCTAAGAATATCGGTTGTAATTTAATGTAACGGCCTCCAGTGAAATAAGCGTCTCTATGTACCAGAACATAGTCACCTACAGCGAACTTCTCTTCCCTTCTCCCAGGATTAACGGCAACTTCCATGTTGACCTGGTTTTCTTTGAGGCAATCTTTTGTACGGAGCGTGATAGCTCTAAGCGACTGGATCAAATCTACAGCCGAGAAGTTCCTTGCGGCTGTTAACGAGGTACTATCTAATAACGGTTCATTTGGTACATAGCCCAAATCCACTAAAAACGGGGCGGCTTTTACGGCAGAGTGATATGTAGAATTATATACAAATTCTACTTGGGGTAACAATACATCCCAACGGCCCTGCTCTAGCCCGGCATATGATCGTAACAGTTGTGTCAATGTTTTAATAGTTCTTTCACTCTGTCCATCGGACTCAGGGTGATTCGAAGAACTCATACACAGTTTAATACCTAGTCGTTCTGTAAGTTCTCTGTATGCGTTACCAGTAAATCTAACATCTCTATCACTAACAATCCTCTTCGGGAAACCGTGataacaaaatacaaattgaaataacaaattaataGTGTATTCTTGAGATAACTCTTTATTACATGCAACAAAGTGAGCACGTTTACTGAAACGGTCCACTACAACCAGTATCATGTCTTTACCACTTACTGTCGGTGGTAAACCGGACACAAAATCAATGGATATATCTGTCCATCTTCCTTCAGGGACCTCTAACGGTTTCAGTAAACCATATTGTCTATTACGGTGAAACTTAAACACTTGACAATTCGGGCAACTTGCGACATACTTTTGAACTTCATGATCTTGACGTGGCCAATAATACGATTCGGTGACTTTCTGCAACGTGACATTATAACCAAAATGTCCACCAAATAGACCATGATCATGGTAGGTATTCAACACCAACTGTACCTTACTACGAGGGACTATGTATCTATCTTTCCAATACAACAAATCCTCCTCTAGACGGATCATTTTTCGAAACGCATTTGACAATCTATAGCGTTTAATGatcttattaaaataacttGTATCCGCTTTGCTAACTCGTATCTTCCCAAGATACTCATCTGGATTCAGAGATACTAACAGAGCAGCACAATACGGATCTTCCTCATAATCATTCTTCCATTCACACGGATCAATGGATACGAGCTCATCAATAACATTGATTTCATACGGAGCTCTTGATATTGCATCAGCAACGACATTGTCATGACCTTTAACATACTGTAATTCGAAGTCATATTCGGACAATGTATCTAACCAACGGGCAATTCTTGTGCCTGgttcttttgttgttttcaaCGACAGTAAACTTATATGATCGGTTCTCAACACGAATCGTTTACCATGCAACAAGTACTTAAAATGTTCTAGTGCCGAAATAATTCCTAATAATTCTAGTTCTCCGGCGGGGTATCTCTGTTGAGCACCTTGTAGAGATTTAGAGAAATAGGATACGGTACCAACTGGGTTCTTATTTTCGTCCAGTTCTTCTAACACAGCACCAACACCATATTTACAAGCATCTGTAGTTAATCTGTAACTAGCTGTAACGTCAAATGGTATCAACACGGGCTGTTCCTGTAACGCTCTTTTTAATGACTTCAGTGCTTTATCTTGTGTTACTCCCCACGTTGCTTCTCCGGAAATAAACGTATTAATCGGGCGTGCAATAATGGAGCAACCTTTTATAAATCTTCTGTAATAATTTACCATGCCTAAAAAACGTTGTGCTTCCTTAACGGACCTTGGGGTCGGAAACGCACAAATGGCATCAGTTTTACCTTGTAATGGTTCAATCTTACCAGCACTAATTTGGTACCCTAGAAACTCAACGGACGATTGAAGGAAATGACACTTCTTCAATTTAGCTATTAAGCCTTCAGACTTCAGGCGATCTAGAACAACGTCTAGATGATTTAGATGTTCTTCTTTTGACTTTGAGAACACTAGAATGTCATCTAAATAGACACCAACAAATACTAGATCACGGAACAACTCAGCCATATAACGTGCAAATGTGCTCGGAGCGTTCACCAGACCGAATGGCATCACtttatattcatattttgCAGTGGGTGTCACAAACGCGGTCTTATATTGGTCTTCGGATCTAACCGGTATTTGATGATAACCTGAGTGCAAGTCTAACGTCGAGAATATGGTAGCTTTACCAATTCTACTCAACAAGCTATCTATACGGGGTAACGGGAATGGATCTTTGACGGTGATCGCATTCAACTTTCTGTAATCAACACACATCCTGTAGCTATTATCTTTCTTCTTAACCAATACAATTGGCGAGCTACACGGGGATTTTGACGGTGTGATGAAGTTCTTTTCTAACAAGTCATTAATCAAGTCGTTAACAATACTTTCAT
This window contains:
- the YPS7 gene encoding putative aspartic endopeptidase (similar to Saccharomyces cerevisiae YDR349C | YPS7 | YaPSin), whose amino-acid sequence is MSSYNNPTIMLSICEILILLLSFSSPIFTKGLTTNNNSLIPYIQVGKDITSLYYVNVTLGTPGQQQVLRVDLGQPYVWVVSDGFYIENEILECECFAASTYYSNQSSTSILLDYGKIWNMYFINDIHIDGSAYMDTLDFPNVEYLSSSTSSVNKNITDNSTQSVSLNSNSIQITEFGFINANFSDYIDGALGLSGNIVNSELDTDSSNFNESFSFLNSLVVSGTIESKSFSLWLGADYNTNYSAVDNSATYDYSLDSIGMLLLGGVDPALYTGNFIKFDTISFYNETSKNTTNGYPIIPLTKVSVTADSGVSLNLTADSFVEPVFIDSRYTFSFLPLDVVIELAIQTNAFFIKSLGTWVVSCDLGNINATVNYEFGDLSIDIPLGDIITDSYDPEIGQDLHFADGTKACFLKVVPNTYIGYSVLGTSFLKNVYFAADLEDNTVALAQAKKMESVDGEQETPEGKNIVLKEDSASGSSTGVATSTGEVAFISSGHIPYATYNNITALYSGLTLTILETKSSNSLANAFPANVQAGTIFSDGEVLTGKSLFATTTSSTSSSVSYVVVSSGGTTITSTIGKNTGTTGVTGSSNSAVSSVSSSVNSLVSTIIVSLSTETSSDKTYTYTFITTVDAIQSVESYMVTTDGTSYLSYITIILTTLSSMVDTTNGTSTSARQNVNANYGNKMAVPLLQHTHGDNIMELRSNGGMILLLVLVVVFVALIGIV
- a CDS encoding integrase (similar to Saccharomyces cerevisiae YGR109W-B | retrotransposon genes) codes for the protein MIRLEEDLLYWKDRYIVPRSKVQLVLNTYHDHGLFGGHFGYNVTLQKVTESYYWPRQDHEVQKYVASCPNCQVFKFHRNRQYGLLKPLEVPEGRWTDISIDFVSGLPPTVSGKDMILVVVDRFSKRAHFVACNKELSQEYTINLLFQFVFCYHGFPKRIVSDRDVRFTGNAYRELTERLGIKLCMSSSNHPESDGQSERTIKTLTQLLRSYAGLEQGRWDVLLPQVEFVYNSTYHSAVKAAPFLVDLGYVPNEPLLDSTSLTAARNFSAVDLIQSLRAITLRTKDCLKENQVNMEVAVNPGRREEKFAVGDYVLVHRDAYFTGGRYIKLQPIFLGPFKIVKVINENAYEVDLPKTSKKHRVINVRWIKKYQFDSERYVKELPRSETELRNRLENISSVIGFAPSEGIVYCKFAHVDPRLTAAVPLKMFKSLPLLRRRSLINNFEQLYKQSVSDERGEDVIR